Part of the uncultured Desulfobacter sp. genome, GATTTAAGTCCACTGAAACTGAAATCAAAGTTGTTTTTCTTGATCATGCTCCGGGGGAATTTGATCTTTTCGGGATCACCTTGCTTTGCCAGGGCTTCAATGGCAGGTCCGCCCGGATAGCTTAATCCCATCATTTTGGCCACCTTATCAAAGGCTTCACCTGCCGCATCGTCCCGGGTCTGCCCCATGAGGGTAAACTGCCCGGGACCTTTGACATGATATATATTGGTGTGGCCGCCCGACACCACAAGGGCGGTGAACGGGAAGCCCGGGGGCTGTTCCAAAAGCTGCAAAGAGCAGATATGGGCTTCCAGGTGATTCACACCGGCCAGGGGCAGGTTTCGTGCCCAGGCCAGGGCCTTGGCATAGGAAAACCCCACCAGTAGTGCGCCGATCAGGCCGGGGCCCTGGGTGGCGGCAATACCGTCGATGTCATCCAAGCTGACGCCGGCCTGATCCAGGGCCTGGTCCACCACCGGGTCTATGGCCTCAAGATGCATGCGCGATGCAAGTTCCGGCACCACGCCGCCGTATATGGCGTGCGTGGATACCTGGGAAGAGACAACAGAAGAACGGATGCGCACACCGTCTTCTACGACTGCTGCCGCAGTTTCGTCGCAGGAGGATTCAATCCCGAGAATGAGCATGAATTTACTTTCCGGCAGGGGAATCAGACGTATTGGGTCTGGTTCTCGTTGTTTTTCCTCTCCAGAATTTCACCGATAAAATAGGCTTGTTCGTCCATGGCACTTAGCCTGTCCATAACCTCCTGGGCGGATTTTTCAGGAACCACCAGCACCATGCCGATGCCGTTGTTAAAGGTTCTGTGCATGTCATGTTCCGGCACATTGCCTTCGCGCTGGATGATGTCGAATATAGCAGGTGCCTGCCATGATCCTTTGTGGATGATGGCCTTGCATGCCTGGGGGATGACCCGGATGATGTTTTCATCTATGCCGCCGCCTGTAATGTGAACCAGTCCGTGGATGGGCAGGTCGCGCATCAGGCTTAAAATCGTGGAGACATAAATAATGGTGGGTTTCAGCAGTTCTTCGCCAAGGGTCCCTTCCAGATCTTCCAGACGGGTATTGACGTCATAGCCGCACTTATCAAAGAAAACCTTGCGCACCAGGGAAAATCCATTGGAATGAACCCCTGAAGAGGCAAGGCCGATCAGTTTGTGACCCGGTCGAATCCCGGAGCCGTCAATGATTTTGTCATTATCAACAATGCCGACGGAGAAACCTGACAGGTCATATTCGCCTTTCTGGTACATACCCGGCATTTCAGCGGTTTCGCCGCCGATCAAAGCACAGCCGGCCTGGGTGCAGCCCTGGGCAATACTTGCTATGACTTTTTCAGCCACGGCATTATCCAGTTCGCCCATGGCAAGGTAATCCAGAAAAAATAAGGGTTTGGCCCCCTGAACAATAATATCGTTGACGCACATGGCCACAAGGTCTATACCAATGGTGTCATGTTTGTCCATCTGGAATGCGATTTTCAGTTTGGTGCCTACGCCGTCTGTGGAGCTGACCAGTACCGGATTGGAAATATTGGCCAGGTTCAAGGAAAAAAGTCCGCCAAAACCACCAATGTCTCCCATGACACCGGCTCGTGGCGTGGACTTGGCAATATTTTTTATCCGGTCCACCAGCTCAGTGGCTTTATCGATATCAACGCCGGAATCCGCATATGTCAAAGAGTCGTTCATCTTGTCTCACCTATGGAAATCTTAAAAGATCTGTTAATCCCTTCAAAGTCGTCAATCATACGCCCAAAGCCTGTAAAATGTCAAAAGCTTTTTGACAAGGGATACCCGGATGAAGTATGAAATGGATAATTTTTAAACACGGGACTATTTTGGAGAAAAAATCTTCATGAAAACAATTCATATCGGCTTGCTTGGATTCGGTGTGGTCGGGGCGGGCGTGGCAAAACTGCTCAAGGAGAAAAAAGAACTGCTTGGGTCCAGGATCGGCGCTTGTCTGAATCTCAAAACCATTGCGGATCTTGACATTACAACGGATCGAGGTGTTGATCTGACCGGTACCCAATTAACAACCGATGCCATGTCGGTTATTAATGACCCTGACATTGATATTATTGTGGAGCTTATCGGCGGACAAACCGTAGCCAGGGATTTCATTGTCAAGATTCTTGAAAACAAAAAGCATGTGGTGACAGCAAATAAGGCGCTTTTGGCAGCCTGTGGTAATGAGCTGGTCCGCATTGCAGGAAAGAATCAGGTTGATCTGGCCTTTGAAGCGTCCTGTGGGGGATGCATGCCTGTCATAAAAAGCCTGAGGGAATCTTTGGTCGCCAATGACATCCAGGCCATGTGCGGTATCCTCAACGGTACCTGCAATTATATCCTCAGTAAAATGACCCGGGATGGCTCCAAGTTTGAAGATGCCTTGAAAAAGGCCCAGGAACTGGGGTTTGCCGAGGCTGAACCATCCCTGGATGTGGACGGGTATGACACGGCCCATAAACTTGCCATCTTAAGTGCCCTGGCCCATGGTATGGAAATCAATCTGGATGATATCCATGTGGAAGGCATCCGCAACATCGGTCCGGCTGATATCGGGTTCGCAGCCGAATTCGGGTATACCATTAAATTACTTGCCATCGGTAAAAAACATGAGAACCATGTTGAAGCCCGGGTGCAGCCCACCATGATTCCCTGTTCCAATCCGTTGTCCCATGTGGAGCATTCCATGAATGCCATCACCATAGATGCCGACGCCACAGGGCAAACCATGCTTTGGGGTCATGGGGCCGGTATGATGCCCACAGCTTCGGCTGTGCTTTCTGATATAACCGATATTGCCAGGGATATTATTTCCGGTACCCAGCGCCGGGTGCCCACGCTGGGGTACCCCGAAGAAAACATTAAAAAAATACCTGTGCTGCCCATGGCCCAGTTGTCCACACGGTACTATCTGCGCTTCCAGGCCCAGGATCATCCGGGGGTTTTGTCCACCATTTCAGGCATTTTAGGTGACAATGACATCAGCATCAAATCCGTCCATCAAAAAGGGCGCAATGCCAATGGCCAGGTGCCCATCGTCATGCTGACCCATCTGGCCAAGGAGAGCCTCATTCAGACGGCCCTTGCCCAAATCGTTCAAACCGACTGTGTGGTCGGCCAACCCGTTGTCATCCGCATTGAAGATGATAATACGGATTAACGGCCGCAGACCGGCCTGGTTTGTCAACATCCAGGCTTAATCCACAGCAAAACACAAAATTAATTTAAAAATTTACTGGCACTTTCATACAAAACACATAACTGTTTGGGTTATATTTATGCCCCGGTATCCGGGCCAAACATTGCAGCATCAATAGACCAAACAAGAGAAGAAGGGTTAACCGAAATGAAAATACTTGTTGCAGATCTGGAAGGGGTTTTTTTGCCTGAAATCTGGATCAATGTGGCGGAAAAAACCGGGATTGAGGATCTTAAACTGACCACCCGGGATATCAGCGATTACGATGTACTCATGACCAAACGTCTGTCCATACTTGATGAGCACAATCTCACACTAAAAGATATTCAGGCTGTCATTGCAGGCCTTGATCCCCTTGACGGTGCAAAGCAGATGCTGGACTGGATACGCAAACAGGCCCAGATCATTATTTTGTCCGACACCTTTGAGGAGTTTGCAGGACCGCTCATGGCAAAACTGGACTTTCCTGCGCTGCTTTGCCACAACCTGACGGTGGACGCAACAAACCGGATTACCGGATACAATCTGAGAATCGACAACCAGAAAGCCCGGGCCGTCAAAGCCCTCCAGGGCCTGAACTACCACGTGATTGCCTTTGGTGATTCCTATAATGATACCGGCATGATCCAGGCCGCGAATGAGGGTTTCTTCTTTAAGCCCCCGGAATCAATTACCCAGGATTTTCCTGATATTCCCATTACCCGATCTTATGATGAGCTTAAGGTCATGCTGACCAAGCTTTTGGCAGATTAAATGATAAACGTTGATAAATTTAAAGACCTGCGGGTACTTGTCGTCGGGGATTTGATGCTTGACGAGTACCTGTGGGGAGCCGTTGACAGAATTTCACCCGAAGCGCCTGTGCCGGTGGTGGCTGTGGAGAAGACAAGTCATACGCTGGGCGGGGCAGGCAATGTGATTAATAACCTGTCAGCCATGGGGGCAAAGGTCTTTGCCATGGGTGCTGTGGGTGCCGGCCCTGCCGGCCGCGATGTTCTAAAAAAGCTTGAAGCATTGCATGTTGATGTCACAGGGGTGATCAGTGAGCCGGATCGGCCCACAACACGAAAAACCCGCATCATTGCAGCCAACCAGCAGATGCTTCGCATCGACAGGGAGGTCAAGCACCGGATCAGTGCTCAAACGCTTGACACTTTAACCCGGATCATTACCGGCTACATAGGCCAAATGGATTTTGTTATCATTTCAGATTATGATAAGGGGCTGGTCACCCGTGAACTTGTGGCTGCCATTGTGGGCATAGCAAACCAATCAGGGGTCATGACCCTGGCAGATCCCAAGTCCATGGATTTTTCCAAATATACGGGGGTGACTGTGTTAACCCCCAATAAAAAAGAGGCTGCCATTGCCGCCGGTGTCCAGTTTCAAACGCCTGAAGAGATGGAAGATGCCGCAGCAAAGATTATGGCCCAGGCCGGGCTTGGAAAACTTCTTATTACCTGTGGCCCGGCCGGTATGGCGCTCTATGAAACCGGAAAACCGACGATTACCATTGCATCCAAGGCCAGGCAGGTTTTTGACGTGTCCGGAGCTGGAGACACGGTGATCTCTCTTTTGGGGCTGGGACTGGCATCAGGTGCCTCATTTGAAGCGGCTGCCGGCCTGGCCAACCTTGCGGCAGGTATCGTGGTGGCTAAAGTCGGTACGGCAACAGCATCAATTGATGAGTTAAAACAGTCTCTTCTGGAAAATGTTTGAATTTGATGAAAATAGTGCTTGACTCAAAAGCACCTTTGATCTATATTCTCTCTCGTTGTTGCGGGGTGGAGCAGTCTGGTAGCTCGTCGGGCTCATAACCCGAAGGTCATTGGTTCAAATCCTTTCCCCGCTACCAAGTAAATAAAGGCTCCCAGCGGTTTCGCTGGGAGCCTTTGTAGTTTGTTCACCACACCCAAGAGAGCTTTTAATTCTCTCCCACATTTTGAACATTTCTGTAAGATTTTAATGTCATTTCCCGAATATTATTTTAAAATGTCCCCGTCAAACCCAGAGTGTGTATTTTCTTCCTATGGAATTATAATTAACGCTCATAACTCGGATTATTAATAACAGTCTGGGCCTCTATACTGATTATTGGTGGGGTTTTCTTGAGGTACGCCTAAAACCAGGGTAAATTGGGGAGTTTTCATATTTGCTTTGCAGATTTTTGATACGGACTGTCCTTTTGCCTCTGTCCTGCTATATCCCTTTTTTCAGAAAATGCTCCCGCCCGGCAGCGGCAGACAAGCTAATGATCCTTCAATAAGGAAGAAAAAAGGCTTAGATATCCACCACCTGCACCTGCTGCTTTTTAAGGGAGCGGATATGCCTGGGCAGGTTGTCGATGATGCTTTTTTCGAGGGCGTTGATGATGGTTTCCTTGAGGAAACTGCGGTTGTAGACCAGGCTTACCTCCCGGGTGGGCACGGGAGAGGCAAAGGGTTTGATATGGGCCTTGACCTCTGCACCGGACATTTCATCCACAGCCATCTGGGGCAGCAAGGTGAATCCTGAGTTGGTGTTAACCAGTTTGATCAGGGTCTCCAGGCTGCCGCTTTCAAAACGGATATTGGGATAAACGCACTGGTCCTGGCTTGCCGTACAGATTCTCAGCATCTGATTTCTAAAGCAGTGGCCTTCGGAAAGCAGCCACAGATCCCCGCAGTCCAGATCCTTTTCGCAAATCTGCTCCTTTTCCTGGAGGGAGTGGTTCAAGTTGAGATAGCAGTAGAAAGCTTCGTAGTACAGATGGCGTTCGATCAGAGTGTCAACCTTGAGCGGGGTGACCAGCAGGCCTGCATCCAGTTCGTCGTGGTCCAGCAATTTGATGATGTCGTCGGTCTTCTGCTCGTGGACCACTAGATTCACACCTGGATAT contains:
- the thrH gene encoding bifunctional phosphoserine phosphatase/homoserine phosphotransferase ThrH, which encodes MKILVADLEGVFLPEIWINVAEKTGIEDLKLTTRDISDYDVLMTKRLSILDEHNLTLKDIQAVIAGLDPLDGAKQMLDWIRKQAQIIILSDTFEEFAGPLMAKLDFPALLCHNLTVDATNRITGYNLRIDNQKARAVKALQGLNYHVIAFGDSYNDTGMIQAANEGFFFKPPESITQDFPDIPITRSYDELKVMLTKLLAD
- the tsaD gene encoding tRNA (adenosine(37)-N6)-threonylcarbamoyltransferase complex transferase subunit TsaD — translated: MLILGIESSCDETAAAVVEDGVRIRSSVVSSQVSTHAIYGGVVPELASRMHLEAIDPVVDQALDQAGVSLDDIDGIAATQGPGLIGALLVGFSYAKALAWARNLPLAGVNHLEAHICSLQLLEQPPGFPFTALVVSGGHTNIYHVKGPGQFTLMGQTRDDAAGEAFDKVAKMMGLSYPGGPAIEALAKQGDPEKIKFPRSMIKKNNFDFSFSGLKSAVHRYLHENSDVSPEMNEGELAHVAAGFQMAAIEVLATKLIAAAKDKNCTAIGIAGGVSANRTFVDHLRKRAEKFKIQVFSPPLSLCGDNAAMIAARGWEMIQSGQVCGLGDDVYSRVKSVVGATG
- the purM gene encoding phosphoribosylformylglycinamidine cyclo-ligase; the protein is MNDSLTYADSGVDIDKATELVDRIKNIAKSTPRAGVMGDIGGFGGLFSLNLANISNPVLVSSTDGVGTKLKIAFQMDKHDTIGIDLVAMCVNDIIVQGAKPLFFLDYLAMGELDNAVAEKVIASIAQGCTQAGCALIGGETAEMPGMYQKGEYDLSGFSVGIVDNDKIIDGSGIRPGHKLIGLASSGVHSNGFSLVRKVFFDKCGYDVNTRLEDLEGTLGEELLKPTIIYVSTILSLMRDLPIHGLVHITGGGIDENIIRVIPQACKAIIHKGSWQAPAIFDIIQREGNVPEHDMHRTFNNGIGMVLVVPEKSAQEVMDRLSAMDEQAYFIGEILERKNNENQTQYV
- a CDS encoding LysR substrate-binding domain-containing protein, whose amino-acid sequence is MSTLTQLEYLLAVNQERHFGKAAQACHVSQPSLSAQIQKLEEELGVVIFDRSRKPVLVTEAGKGIVEQAATILGEHKKLQAIADAKSVEPKGDFELAVIPTLAPYVIPIFIGAFAEQYPGVNLVVHEQKTDDIIKLLDHDELDAGLLVTPLKVDTLIERHLYYEAFYCYLNLNHSLQEKEQICEKDLDCGDLWLLSEGHCFRNQMLRICTASQDQCVYPNIRFESGSLETLIKLVNTNSGFTLLPQMAVDEMSGAEVKAHIKPFASPVPTREVSLVYNRSFLKETIINALEKSIIDNLPRHIRSLKKQQVQVVDI
- the rfaE1 gene encoding D-glycero-beta-D-manno-heptose-7-phosphate kinase, coding for MINVDKFKDLRVLVVGDLMLDEYLWGAVDRISPEAPVPVVAVEKTSHTLGGAGNVINNLSAMGAKVFAMGAVGAGPAGRDVLKKLEALHVDVTGVISEPDRPTTRKTRIIAANQQMLRIDREVKHRISAQTLDTLTRIITGYIGQMDFVIISDYDKGLVTRELVAAIVGIANQSGVMTLADPKSMDFSKYTGVTVLTPNKKEAAIAAGVQFQTPEEMEDAAAKIMAQAGLGKLLITCGPAGMALYETGKPTITIASKARQVFDVSGAGDTVISLLGLGLASGASFEAAAGLANLAAGIVVAKVGTATASIDELKQSLLENV
- a CDS encoding homoserine dehydrogenase, whose amino-acid sequence is MKTIHIGLLGFGVVGAGVAKLLKEKKELLGSRIGACLNLKTIADLDITTDRGVDLTGTQLTTDAMSVINDPDIDIIVELIGGQTVARDFIVKILENKKHVVTANKALLAACGNELVRIAGKNQVDLAFEASCGGCMPVIKSLRESLVANDIQAMCGILNGTCNYILSKMTRDGSKFEDALKKAQELGFAEAEPSLDVDGYDTAHKLAILSALAHGMEINLDDIHVEGIRNIGPADIGFAAEFGYTIKLLAIGKKHENHVEARVQPTMIPCSNPLSHVEHSMNAITIDADATGQTMLWGHGAGMMPTASAVLSDITDIARDIISGTQRRVPTLGYPEENIKKIPVLPMAQLSTRYYLRFQAQDHPGVLSTISGILGDNDISIKSVHQKGRNANGQVPIVMLTHLAKESLIQTALAQIVQTDCVVGQPVVIRIEDDNTD